A section of the Pseudovibrio sp. M1P-2-3 genome encodes:
- a CDS encoding Lrp/AsnC family transcriptional regulator yields MDELDSFDKKILALLQNNGRMTITELAGNVGLSKTPCQLRVKRLESNGYILGYRADIDPVKVGAGHIAFVQVTLSDTRSKSLEAFNSAARAIPEIEQCHMIASDFDYLLKVRTKDIASYRRVLGEKISAMPFVAQTSTFVCMEPVKETNRISSPTP; encoded by the coding sequence ATGGACGAATTGGATAGTTTCGATAAAAAGATACTGGCACTTTTACAAAATAATGGCCGCATGACCATTACCGAGCTTGCCGGAAACGTGGGACTTTCCAAGACACCTTGCCAACTGAGAGTAAAACGGTTGGAGAGTAACGGTTATATTCTGGGTTACCGCGCCGATATTGATCCGGTGAAAGTCGGGGCGGGTCACATTGCGTTTGTGCAAGTCACTCTCAGTGACACCCGCTCAAAATCCCTAGAGGCATTTAACAGTGCTGCTCGGGCCATTCCCGAAATAGAGCAGTGCCATATGATTGCGAGTGATTTTGACTACTTGCTGAAGGTACGCACCAAGGATATCGCCAGCTACCGACGAGTACTGGGGGAAAAGATATCAGCCATGCCTTTTGTAGCGCAAACCTCCACATTTGTCTGCATGGAGCCGGTTAAGGAAACCAACCGCATCAGCTCCCCAACGCCCTGA
- a CDS encoding arginine deiminase: MAEYGVHSEIGRLREVMVCRPGLAHTRLTPGNCQDFLFDDVLWVREAQKHHYDFRLRLEERGVKVFEMHDLLRETLEDRMARKWILDRRITETRVGSGMAKDLRSWLNEQSPRFLADHLIGGLARGELEFEPQGVFGSYLEPDDFVLNPLPNTLFTRDTSCWIYSGVVVNPMYWPARKNETLLVTAIYKFHPRFRHKVHIWWGNPDVDFHESTLEGGDVMPIGGGAVLVGMGERTTPQAIGQLSRALFRSRAASRVIACQMPRSRSAMHLDTVFTLLDYDKATAYKSVCDQIICYSVRPSDIHGKVDYRKERWHLFDVVADCLSIDKLHVFTTGGDAYDRQREQWDDGNNLVCIDPGVVIGYRRNTYTNSKLQQAGIEVIQIDGSELGRGRGGSHCMTCPIIRDPIDL, from the coding sequence ATGGCGGAATATGGTGTTCATTCAGAAATCGGAAGGCTGCGAGAAGTCATGGTCTGTCGCCCCGGTCTGGCACACACCCGCCTCACCCCTGGCAATTGTCAGGACTTTCTCTTCGACGACGTCCTTTGGGTCCGTGAAGCGCAAAAGCACCACTATGATTTTCGCCTGCGCCTTGAGGAGCGCGGTGTCAAAGTATTTGAAATGCATGATCTTCTTCGTGAAACTCTGGAAGATAGAATGGCCCGCAAGTGGATTCTTGACCGGCGCATTACAGAAACCCGGGTTGGCTCGGGCATGGCAAAAGACCTGCGTAGCTGGCTCAACGAACAATCTCCCCGTTTTCTCGCGGATCACTTAATTGGCGGCCTTGCCCGCGGTGAGTTGGAGTTCGAGCCCCAAGGCGTCTTCGGAAGTTATCTTGAACCGGATGATTTTGTCCTGAACCCCCTCCCCAACACCCTATTTACACGTGATACATCCTGCTGGATTTATAGCGGCGTTGTTGTCAATCCAATGTACTGGCCTGCACGGAAAAACGAAACGCTTCTTGTCACGGCGATCTATAAGTTCCACCCCCGCTTCCGGCACAAAGTTCACATCTGGTGGGGTAATCCGGATGTTGATTTTCACGAGAGCACGCTGGAAGGCGGGGATGTAATGCCCATTGGCGGCGGAGCTGTTCTCGTTGGCATGGGAGAGCGCACAACGCCCCAAGCGATTGGGCAGCTGTCGCGGGCTTTATTCCGAAGTCGTGCAGCCTCGCGTGTCATCGCCTGTCAGATGCCTCGTTCCCGCTCTGCAATGCATCTGGATACGGTGTTCACATTGCTCGATTACGACAAAGCTACTGCCTATAAAAGCGTTTGCGACCAGATCATTTGTTACTCGGTACGTCCCTCCGATATACACGGGAAAGTCGATTACCGCAAAGAGCGCTGGCATTTGTTCGACGTTGTTGCAGACTGCCTTTCCATAGACAAACTCCATGTTTTTACCACTGGCGGCGATGCCTATGACCGGCAGCGGGAGCAGTGGGATGATGGCAACAATCTTGTTTGCATCGATCCCGGTGTTGTCATCGGCTACCGACGCAACACCTACACAAACTCCAAACTACAGCAGGCCGGAATCGAGGTTATTCAAATTGATGGCTCGGAGCTTGGCCGCGGTCGTGGCGGCAGCCACTGCATGACCTGCCCGATTATCCGTGATCCCATAGATCTCTAG
- a CDS encoding YfcC family protein, giving the protein MKKPQFPSAFTILFSLIIAAVIATWIIPAGKYERVMDETLGRALPIPGSYHLIEPEPQGVVQIFLAPISGFYDPVSRDANAVDVSVFVLIIGGFLMVVTQTGALDAGISRIMKALRGREFLMVPILMLFFAAGGTIYGMAEETLAFYAIIIPVVRRAGYDSLTGVAVIMLGAGIGCLGSTVNPFATVIASNAAGIPFTDGLILRLIILAAGWLICTLWVMRYAAQVRKDLSSPLTANIKDTEDKGLLQENREQTDIPFTRLHALVLFIFVSSFAILVYGVSILGWWMAHMSALFLASAILVGLVTRMGEAQFIDSFIKGAQDLLSVALIIAVARGITVVMDNGAITDTILHWSESALKGLGDIAFINVLFWLEILLSFLVPSTSGLAVLSMPIMAPLASFTGITADLVVTAYQSASGLVNLVTPTSAVVMGGLAFGRVPYDRWVRFVAPLLVILFILITIALSISV; this is encoded by the coding sequence ATGAAGAAGCCACAGTTCCCTAGTGCCTTTACTATTCTATTTTCTCTCATCATCGCTGCGGTGATCGCGACTTGGATCATTCCCGCAGGGAAATACGAGCGGGTGATGGATGAGACACTCGGGCGCGCTCTTCCTATTCCTGGCAGTTACCATCTGATTGAACCGGAGCCGCAAGGGGTCGTGCAGATCTTCCTCGCTCCCATCTCCGGCTTTTATGACCCGGTCTCCCGTGATGCAAATGCGGTAGATGTCTCTGTATTTGTACTGATTATCGGTGGCTTCCTTATGGTGGTTACACAGACCGGAGCGTTAGACGCCGGTATCTCACGCATAATGAAAGCACTAAGGGGCCGCGAGTTCCTTATGGTGCCCATCCTGATGTTGTTTTTTGCGGCAGGGGGAACCATCTACGGAATGGCGGAGGAAACACTTGCTTTCTACGCCATCATAATTCCCGTGGTGCGCCGCGCAGGGTATGACAGCCTAACGGGTGTTGCCGTCATCATGTTGGGAGCTGGCATAGGTTGCCTCGGCTCCACAGTTAATCCCTTTGCAACAGTTATTGCCTCCAACGCCGCAGGCATTCCATTTACCGATGGTTTGATACTCCGTCTGATTATACTGGCTGCCGGATGGCTGATTTGTACCTTGTGGGTTATGCGTTACGCCGCACAGGTCAGGAAGGACCTATCCTCTCCCCTGACTGCGAACATCAAGGACACAGAAGATAAGGGTCTGCTGCAAGAAAACAGAGAGCAAACAGATATTCCGTTCACTCGCCTGCATGCCCTGGTGCTGTTTATTTTTGTCAGCTCATTTGCCATTCTCGTTTATGGTGTTTCAATTCTTGGATGGTGGATGGCGCATATGTCGGCCCTGTTTCTCGCCTCTGCCATTCTTGTGGGTCTGGTTACGAGAATGGGTGAAGCCCAATTCATAGACAGCTTCATAAAGGGTGCTCAAGACCTTCTCTCGGTCGCCCTGATTATTGCAGTCGCCCGCGGTATTACGGTGGTTATGGACAATGGGGCCATTACAGATACAATCCTGCACTGGTCTGAATCGGCGCTTAAAGGGCTTGGAGATATAGCCTTCATCAATGTGCTGTTCTGGCTTGAGATTTTGCTGTCTTTTCTGGTACCCTCCACATCAGGACTTGCAGTCCTTTCAATGCCGATTATGGCCCCACTTGCTTCATTTACCGGCATCACTGCAGACTTAGTGGTTACAGCTTACCAGTCGGCCAGCGGCTTGGTGAACCTTGTCACGCCCACTTCAGCCGTCGTTATGGGTGGTTTGGCTTTTGGCCGTGTTCCCTACGACAGATGGGTTCGCTTTGTCGCTCCCCTGCTGGTCATTTTGTTTATTCTGATCACGATCGCCCTTAGCATCAGCGTTTAG
- the argF gene encoding ornithine carbamoyltransferase, whose translation MAFNLKGRSYLKIDDFSQKELLFLLDLAKDLKHAKYSGSETPRLLRKNICLIFEKTSTRTRCAFEVAAYDQGANITYLDPAGSQIGHKESMKDTARVLGRMFDAIEFRGAEQADVDTLALYAGVPVYNGLTDDWHPTQMLADMLTMNENCSKHHSQISYAYLGDASHNMGHSLLLLGAIMGCDVRIVSPNNLQPSQEIVGFAQEVAARYGARITLTEDAKEGTKGVDFIHTDVWVSMGEPDSVWEERIKALLPYQVNRELLEGTGNPNTYFMHCLPAFHNRETKVGEQIFQKFGLNELEVTDEVFESDRNIAFEQAENRLHTIKAIMVATIGA comes from the coding sequence ATGGCTTTCAACCTGAAAGGACGCAGTTACCTGAAAATAGATGACTTTTCCCAAAAGGAACTGCTCTTCCTGCTCGATCTTGCTAAAGACCTCAAACATGCGAAATATTCAGGATCGGAAACCCCGCGGCTCCTACGCAAGAACATCTGTCTCATTTTTGAAAAAACGTCCACCCGTACCCGCTGCGCTTTCGAAGTTGCCGCCTATGACCAAGGGGCCAATATCACCTATCTTGATCCGGCGGGCTCACAAATCGGCCACAAGGAATCCATGAAAGATACTGCCCGCGTTCTTGGCCGCATGTTCGATGCAATTGAATTCAGAGGAGCCGAGCAAGCCGATGTTGATACGCTTGCGTTATATGCCGGAGTTCCTGTCTACAACGGACTGACAGATGACTGGCATCCGACGCAAATGCTGGCGGATATGCTCACAATGAACGAGAATTGCAGCAAGCATCACTCGCAAATATCCTATGCCTATCTGGGAGATGCCAGCCATAATATGGGCCACTCCCTCTTGCTTCTGGGGGCAATTATGGGCTGTGATGTGCGCATCGTGTCTCCCAATAATCTGCAGCCCTCACAAGAGATTGTAGGTTTTGCGCAGGAGGTCGCTGCCCGTTATGGTGCCCGCATTACCCTGACTGAAGACGCGAAGGAAGGAACAAAGGGCGTCGATTTCATACACACCGACGTATGGGTTTCCATGGGCGAGCCAGATAGCGTCTGGGAGGAGCGGATCAAGGCTTTGCTTCCCTATCAGGTAAACAGAGAACTGCTGGAGGGCACTGGCAACCCCAACACCTACTTCATGCACTGCCTGCCAGCTTTCCATAACCGCGAAACCAAAGTTGGTGAGCAGATTTTCCAAAAGTTCGGATTGAATGAATTGGAAGTCACCGACGAGGTTTTTGAATCCGATAGGAATATCGCTTTCGAGCAAGCAGAGAACCGTCTTCACACAATCAAAGCTATTATGGTTGCAACCATTGGAGCATAA
- the arcC gene encoding carbamate kinase, with translation MRIVVALGGNALLRRGEALTAENQRKNARIAAKALAPLSLENELVITHGNGPQVGMLALQGASFTDIEPYPLDILGAETVGMIGYMIEQELVNLLPKDKPVATILTQVEVDPDDPAFDNPTKFIGPVYTKVEAEKLAKKKDWHIRPDGDLWRRVVPSPDPQHIFELRPIKWMIERGAVVIAAGGGGIPTLYNKKGKLKGADCVIDKDLCSCLLAQEIEADVLIMATDANAVFLEWGSPSQKAIQAIHPDALELHHFAVGSMGPKVKAAINFARHIDGNSVICSLHDIPLALEGQKGTTVSVHVDTAKFYSAHKAP, from the coding sequence ATGCGTATTGTTGTTGCTCTTGGTGGCAATGCCCTGCTGCGCAGAGGCGAGGCACTCACGGCGGAAAACCAACGTAAAAATGCCCGCATTGCCGCAAAGGCCCTCGCCCCCCTAAGCCTTGAGAATGAACTGGTAATTACACACGGCAACGGCCCACAAGTTGGCATGTTGGCCCTTCAGGGGGCATCCTTCACTGACATTGAGCCCTACCCCCTTGATATTTTAGGGGCAGAGACCGTGGGGATGATTGGCTATATGATTGAGCAGGAACTGGTAAATTTATTGCCAAAAGATAAGCCTGTGGCCACCATTCTCACGCAAGTGGAGGTAGACCCCGATGATCCGGCTTTTGACAACCCGACAAAATTTATCGGACCTGTTTACACAAAAGTCGAAGCCGAGAAACTTGCCAAGAAAAAAGACTGGCATATACGTCCCGACGGAGATTTATGGAGACGTGTTGTCCCCTCTCCCGATCCCCAGCATATTTTCGAGTTACGCCCTATAAAATGGATGATTGAGCGCGGTGCTGTTGTGATTGCAGCAGGTGGCGGCGGCATTCCCACTCTCTACAACAAAAAGGGAAAGTTGAAGGGTGCAGACTGTGTCATCGATAAAGACCTGTGCTCGTGTTTACTGGCTCAGGAGATTGAGGCGGACGTTCTCATTATGGCCACTGATGCAAACGCTGTCTTTCTGGAATGGGGGAGTCCGAGCCAGAAAGCCATTCAGGCCATCCACCCCGATGCTTTGGAACTCCATCATTTTGCAGTGGGGTCTATGGGCCCAAAGGTCAAAGCCGCAATTAACTTTGCCCGCCATATAGACGGAAACTCGGTAATTTGTAGCTTGCACGATATTCCCTTGGCTTTGGAAGGGCAAAAGGGGACGACCGTTTCCGTTCATGTTGACACCGCAAAATTCTATAGCGCCCATAAAGCCCCATAA
- a CDS encoding AMP-dependent synthetase/ligase: MNELAMQQDMGIFQSQKETIIQRFLKTAKDRADKPAYYEEAPGKWIPTNWETYLQQVENVARSLIELGVKKGDTVSILSYNRPEWAIMDFAIMMIGAATTGIYWTSSPEEIEFVLADSKSRVLLIEKRDQLAELSESLDRFEELQNVVVLDEECQGDTYLAWSKFLELGTGKPELEIERQKRVKALDGEDIATKIYTSGTTGAPKVVLLSHRSLQAEADGLTERRELSPDERYISYLPLAHIVEKLGTIILPANRGYPVYYVHDFETLANHIQSVRPTFFGGVPRVYEKMKEKLEAKLRETTGIKATLAHWSMATARTYNEKLLAKQPISPLLRFKKRIANKLVLSKIKEAMGFDQTTDFLSGAAAMPLEALRFFSGLDIIILEGYGLSETCGSASFNSPSETKLGSVGKPIPGFEIKIAPDGEVLIRGGGLFSGYGNNQKATNECMIGGWFYTGDLGRIDDDGYLFITGRKKDIIVTSGGKNISPAMIEGDLISAPMIEHAIIVGDDRKYLSALISLDPESLEVFAEKEGLSVQGALQSIVLNNYLQSVIDEVNKRHARVEHIRRFKVLPEGLSIEGGELTATMKVKRKTVISNHKALVDSIYEEG, encoded by the coding sequence ATGAACGAGTTAGCGATGCAACAAGATATGGGTATTTTTCAAAGTCAGAAGGAAACCATCATCCAACGGTTCTTAAAAACAGCTAAGGATCGCGCGGATAAGCCTGCCTATTATGAAGAGGCGCCGGGGAAATGGATTCCTACTAATTGGGAAACCTATCTGCAGCAAGTGGAGAATGTTGCACGGTCCCTCATTGAACTGGGAGTCAAGAAAGGGGATACGGTTAGTATATTGAGCTATAATAGGCCTGAGTGGGCTATTATGGACTTCGCCATTATGATGATTGGCGCTGCAACCACCGGAATATACTGGACGTCTTCCCCCGAGGAAATTGAATTCGTCCTAGCCGATTCTAAAAGTCGTGTTTTACTCATTGAAAAGCGGGATCAGCTTGCGGAACTCTCCGAGAGTCTGGATCGTTTTGAAGAGCTGCAGAACGTTGTTGTTCTGGATGAGGAGTGTCAGGGAGACACCTATCTTGCATGGAGCAAATTTCTGGAACTGGGGACTGGGAAACCCGAACTGGAAATCGAGCGCCAAAAGCGTGTGAAAGCTCTAGATGGCGAAGATATTGCCACCAAAATTTACACATCGGGCACGACAGGAGCGCCAAAGGTTGTGCTTTTATCCCATCGGTCGCTTCAGGCAGAAGCCGACGGGCTAACGGAGCGGCGGGAACTGTCGCCGGATGAACGATACATTTCTTATCTGCCCCTTGCGCATATCGTTGAAAAACTCGGCACAATTATTCTGCCGGCCAACAGGGGATACCCAGTCTACTACGTTCACGATTTTGAGACGCTGGCAAACCATATCCAAAGCGTACGGCCAACGTTTTTCGGGGGTGTTCCGCGCGTTTATGAGAAAATGAAGGAAAAGCTGGAAGCCAAGCTAAGGGAGACTACCGGAATTAAGGCAACGCTTGCTCATTGGTCCATGGCAACAGCACGCACCTATAATGAAAAGCTTCTGGCAAAACAGCCTATTTCGCCGCTTCTCAGATTTAAAAAGCGCATTGCGAACAAGCTTGTGCTGAGCAAGATCAAAGAGGCGATGGGTTTCGACCAAACTACAGACTTTTTGAGTGGAGCAGCTGCGATGCCGCTTGAAGCTCTCAGGTTCTTCAGTGGTCTGGATATCATCATTCTGGAAGGCTATGGGCTTTCCGAGACCTGCGGCAGTGCGAGCTTTAATTCCCCTAGCGAGACAAAGCTTGGTTCGGTTGGCAAGCCCATACCCGGCTTTGAGATCAAGATTGCGCCTGATGGAGAGGTTCTCATTCGTGGTGGTGGTCTGTTTTCTGGTTATGGTAATAACCAAAAAGCGACCAACGAATGCATGATTGGGGGTTGGTTCTATACGGGTGATCTTGGCCGTATAGATGATGATGGCTATTTGTTCATCACTGGCCGCAAGAAGGATATTATCGTGACATCGGGCGGAAAGAACATTTCTCCCGCTATGATTGAAGGAGACTTGATCTCTGCGCCGATGATCGAACACGCAATCATTGTGGGGGATGATCGCAAGTATCTAAGTGCGCTTATCTCCCTTGATCCAGAATCCTTGGAAGTTTTTGCCGAGAAAGAGGGCTTGAGTGTTCAAGGAGCCCTACAATCCATTGTTCTGAATAATTACCTGCAGTCGGTCATTGATGAAGTGAATAAGCGTCATGCCAGAGTGGAGCATATTCGCCGCTTCAAAGTGCTTCCGGAAGGCCTGTCAATTGAAGGGGGTGAACTCACCGCCACAATGAAGGTGAAACGTAAAACCGTCATTTCCAATCATAAGGCTCTCGTGGATAGCATTTATGAGGAAGGGTAG
- a CDS encoding GAK system CofD-like protein, whose translation MAPRIISRRLTIPDPIRVERARRLPELGPKILFFSGGTALNDISRCLKNYSHNTCHLITPFDSGGSSAALRKAFNMPAIGDLRSRLIALADETATGHPEIARLFSHRLAKDKTHEQLKCTLEKLVSGQGRLLEAVHEPMRGLIRTQLEVFLKAMPLDFDLRGASIGNLILAGGYLNNSQNLDPIIFLFSKLINTLGVVTAITDSNCHLAAMLEDGTQIIGQHRMTGKEVPALQSRITETFAVRSLDDDTPVPINIAHKMSLFIHDADLICYPPGSFHSSLMANLLPSGVGRAITQNPNPKVYIPNLGNDPEQFGMTPTQSVMALLERLNRDLDQPCETSNLLNYIITDAGNAGDFDKGFLKEHSIELISSDLLGRRCLPYYDPKKLVELLLSLT comes from the coding sequence ATGGCTCCCCGCATTATTTCTCGCCGTCTCACGATTCCCGATCCTATAAGAGTTGAACGGGCCAGACGTTTGCCTGAACTGGGGCCAAAGATTCTATTTTTCAGTGGCGGAACAGCACTCAATGATATTTCTAGGTGCCTGAAAAACTACAGCCATAACACCTGTCACCTTATCACGCCGTTTGACAGTGGAGGCAGCTCTGCTGCTTTGCGAAAAGCTTTCAATATGCCTGCTATTGGCGACTTGCGCAGCAGGCTCATAGCCCTTGCGGATGAGACCGCAACAGGCCACCCTGAAATTGCCCGTCTGTTTTCCCACCGGCTTGCAAAAGACAAAACCCATGAACAGTTGAAATGTACATTGGAAAAGCTGGTTTCCGGACAAGGCAGGCTTTTGGAGGCCGTTCACGAGCCCATGCGCGGCCTGATCCGGACCCAGCTTGAAGTTTTCCTAAAGGCCATGCCGCTCGACTTTGACTTGCGCGGTGCAAGTATTGGCAATCTCATTCTGGCCGGTGGTTACCTGAACAACTCCCAAAACCTCGACCCGATTATCTTTCTGTTTTCAAAACTCATAAACACTCTGGGAGTTGTGACCGCTATAACAGATAGTAACTGCCACCTCGCCGCAATGCTGGAAGATGGGACCCAGATCATCGGTCAACACCGCATGACGGGTAAGGAAGTTCCGGCGCTGCAAAGCAGAATCACGGAGACCTTCGCAGTCCGCTCACTCGATGATGACACACCAGTTCCCATCAACATCGCTCACAAAATGTCACTGTTCATTCATGATGCTGACCTGATCTGCTATCCACCTGGTTCCTTCCATAGCAGCTTGATGGCCAATCTGCTGCCATCTGGCGTTGGCCGGGCTATTACGCAAAACCCCAACCCCAAAGTTTACATTCCAAACCTCGGAAATGATCCGGAACAGTTCGGCATGACGCCTACACAGTCTGTCATGGCCCTATTGGAACGGCTCAACAGAGACTTGGACCAACCATGCGAGACAAGCAATCTCCTGAACTACATTATTACGGATGCCGGTAATGCAGGTGACTTCGATAAGGGTTTTCTCAAAGAGCATTCAATTGAGCTCATATCCTCGGACCTACTGGGCAGAAGGTGCCTGCCCTATTATGATCCCAAGAAACTTGTAGAACTTCTCTTGTCCCTTACCTAA